GTAACCGCAACTGACCACACCAGCAGGTCTTCGGCATCGCAAATAGCCTCAATCTGAGCAACACGGGCACATTTCAGACGCCCGGAGACTGGCAGCAATTGCAGTTCATGCGGATCGTTGTTGCGGACGTCACCCGTCAGTTTCAGGACGCTCTGGCGTAAGGTGATCATCTGTGCGCGCGCTTCGTCCGGATCGTTTTGCTTGCTGATCCACAGGCTTTCGTTGCTGGAGAAGGTCGGGACGTCGGCGGTATGGGGGCTAATAAATCCACGGGGGGCGCGCTGGAGTTCCATATCCAGTCCGCATTCCCCTTCGGTTGTCAGCGCAACACCGACCATATTACCGGCATAGGCGATGGAAAAGCTGGGTAGATTTTTATCGCGAAATGCCGGTTTGCCTTTGGCTTTGTATACGATTTCCGGTAACTCGAGCGTGCCATACAGCATAAACATCAGCTCGGCGAGAAGTCCTCGGGATGCCAGAAAACGGGTCTGGCGATGTGTGGGAAGTCTTCGTGCTTCATGATGGCAGGATGACGGAAGGCGCATCGAAATCAAGTGTCCTTCCGTCAGGATCCCTCTGGCAAAATGGGTCGCCATTTTTCTCTCCATGATTAATGGTCGGTGATAATGACGAGAGTAACATTTACTCGGTTTATAGACAGAGTAAATAGCCAAAAAGTACGAATGAATCAGCCTCCCTTACGCGCATTTACATTTCCTGGTACGGATTGGCTGTTTTTGCGTCAGGAGAGGTTGTTTGATGGTCTCCCAGGGAAGAAGGCGAATTGCCATTTGGACAACAGTGAATTCCTGACTGACATGCCGCCCTGAATGAGGCGGCATGTCAGCATGGAGGAACAGCAATTTAACTGAATCGGGGTAACAGGTTGAAGACGTTGCCGAACCAGCAAACAATAACCGCTACGCCGAACAGGATCACGATAGTCGGGATAAAGACACCGCCCCAGACGGTAAACATTTTATTGGGGAACTTCTGGCGGGCTTTCAGGGCCAGTACCGCAGGGATGATCACGGCCCATATCGTTGCGCACAGCCCTGCGCCGCCGATGCCATAGATAAAACCGTTCGGGAAGATTAAGTATAAAAGCGCCGGAGGCAGGAAGGTTAACAAGACGGTTTTAAAACGTCCCACTGCCGAATTGTCGAATTTGAACAGATCCGCAAGATAATCAAATAGCCCCAGAGTCACACCAAAAAAGGAACTGGCGACGGCCAGGTTTGAAAAAACCAGCAGACAAAATTCGATGATTCCGGTTTGCCTGGTGCCGAGAAATGATTTTACTAATGAATCAACATTACCGCCCGACGCAATGATCTCACTGAAGCTTTCCCGTGTAATGTTACCCATGGTGCAATACAACCAGAACAGATAAATCACCAGCGCCAGCAAAGAACCAAAGACAATGCTTTTAATTAATTTATCTTTTCTTTTGCCATAGCAGATGATCAGACTGGGAATGTTTCCGTGAAAGCCAAATGAAGCCAGGCATACCGGTAATGCCATAAAAATATAGGGGAAGTAAGAGACGTTGTTTTGAGCCTGGCCTGCCGTATCCCGCAGTATAGAAAAATCGACCTGGAAGAAGAATGACCCAAAAACGATAATAAAAGAGATGATTTTAATCCCGAGGAACAAGGAGGTAATTCGACTGGCTGCCAGTGAACTGATCCACAACACGCTGGCGACAAAAATGGCAGTACAGATTCCAACAATTCGGGGGTTAACGCGATATCCCATATTCATGGAGATCGTTTCGCTAATGATGGCGCCATTAGCAGAAATATAGGCATACGTGAGAATGTAGAGAACAAAGGCAACGGTAAATCCACTCACAATGTTCCATTTGTTGCCAATAAGATCTTTAGTAATGGTATTAAAACTGGATCCAACGGGGTAATTTAAATTTGCCTCTAATAACAGGAGTCCGGAATGCATCATTGAAAACCAGGCGATTATTAAAATAAACGCCCCCCAAAAAAACCACGCGCCGGACAAATCAACGGGGAGAGCAAACATCCCCCCACCAATCACCGTACCGGCTATGACCATAATCCCCCAAAAGGAGGAGTGTTTAGCATTCGAATTTTCTTCCATGATGCCTCATTAATTATAGTGAACCTATAAGGTTTTAATTATGCAACAATATAAAGGAAGTGGATTTATCGCTGGGGGGTTACATCGTATAACCCCCCTGATGCTTATAATTAAACTTCTTTCAGTTTAGCGGTGAAGTGACGTAATACTTTCGGTTCGTAGGTGAAGGTCAACCCTTTAAT
The sequence above is drawn from the Citrobacter amalonaticus genome and encodes:
- a CDS encoding 4'-phosphopantetheinyl transferase family protein; this encodes MATHFARGILTEGHLISMRLPSSCHHEARRLPTHRQTRFLASRGLLAELMFMLYGTLELPEIVYKAKGKPAFRDKNLPSFSIAYAGNMVGVALTTEGECGLDMELQRAPRGFISPHTADVPTFSSNESLWISKQNDPDEARAQMITLRQSVLKLTGDVRNNDPHELQLLPVSGRLKCARVAQIEAICDAEDLLVWSVAVTPAIDKLQLWEFDVKQGWKSLPDIQTRANAPTGRLMRFAQLSAATSYTHN
- the tnaB gene encoding low affinity tryptophan permease TnaB, whose protein sequence is MEENSNAKHSSFWGIMVIAGTVIGGGMFALPVDLSGAWFFWGAFILIIAWFSMMHSGLLLLEANLNYPVGSSFNTITKDLIGNKWNIVSGFTVAFVLYILTYAYISANGAIISETISMNMGYRVNPRIVGICTAIFVASVLWISSLAASRITSLFLGIKIISFIIVFGSFFFQVDFSILRDTAGQAQNNVSYFPYIFMALPVCLASFGFHGNIPSLIICYGKRKDKLIKSIVFGSLLALVIYLFWLYCTMGNITRESFSEIIASGGNVDSLVKSFLGTRQTGIIEFCLLVFSNLAVASSFFGVTLGLFDYLADLFKFDNSAVGRFKTVLLTFLPPALLYLIFPNGFIYGIGGAGLCATIWAVIIPAVLALKARQKFPNKMFTVWGGVFIPTIVILFGVAVIVCWFGNVFNLLPRFS